In the genome of Planifilum fimeticola, one region contains:
- a CDS encoding HAMP domain-containing sensor histidine kinase → MGKTLRRWMSAPWRWITSSFRVQMAMAVVLSFFVAVFTVGIGMQLFDAQEPKMDGQPPAGSIAPPDSREEISQSKYGLSLTYGLKLRLRELASELQANPQISSDRWKDISWPPFSWALTDDRGRVLVRVGEMPGDRIDVHAFLQRVESSSRSAGDSSEGEIAAYYPFEMKGEARYLFGVQRLGEMPVHREEHPMRPLLILSASLAAFLVSYIWLTRGKLSQIRDLAKGMDRIAEGDFSFRLKEKGRDELGSLITNINRMADRLEENRERERAWERNRMELITHVSHDLRGPLTSIIGYLQLMRDKPELEKEELLHCGGIALNKSLGLKRMIDDLFEYAKLSHPNVRLHRKRISLTRLLEQLLEECFVLTEEKGVRLQKELPEDPLVLDGDPVLLARLFENLLDNALRHGQGERIRVVAVRSADWAAITVANPAEELDPSLLERFFDTFVTGDASRREGGSGLGLAIAKSVVKLHGGEIGAEQKAGELRIHIRLPLCPCESDEKESGG, encoded by the coding sequence ATGGGTAAGACGTTGCGGCGATGGATGAGCGCTCCCTGGCGGTGGATCACCTCCAGTTTCCGGGTTCAGATGGCGATGGCCGTGGTCCTCTCTTTTTTTGTCGCCGTTTTTACAGTGGGGATCGGGATGCAGTTGTTCGATGCACAGGAACCGAAAATGGATGGGCAACCGCCTGCGGGTTCGATTGCGCCGCCCGACTCCCGGGAGGAGATCTCCCAATCCAAATACGGGTTGAGCCTCACTTATGGCCTGAAGCTGAGGCTCCGGGAATTGGCGTCGGAACTGCAGGCGAATCCCCAAATTTCCTCCGATCGATGGAAGGATATTTCCTGGCCTCCCTTTTCATGGGCGCTGACGGATGACCGGGGCCGGGTGTTGGTCCGCGTCGGGGAGATGCCGGGGGATCGCATCGACGTTCATGCCTTTCTGCAGCGGGTCGAATCCTCGAGCCGGTCGGCGGGGGATTCGTCAGAAGGGGAGATTGCCGCCTACTATCCCTTCGAGATGAAGGGGGAAGCCCGTTATCTCTTCGGGGTGCAGCGGTTGGGGGAGATGCCGGTTCACCGGGAGGAACACCCGATGCGCCCCCTTCTGATTCTCTCCGCCTCCTTGGCGGCCTTTCTGGTTTCCTATATTTGGTTGACCCGCGGCAAGCTGAGCCAGATACGCGACTTGGCGAAGGGGATGGATCGGATCGCGGAAGGGGATTTCTCCTTTCGCCTGAAGGAGAAGGGGAGGGATGAGCTGGGCTCTCTCATCACCAATATCAATCGGATGGCCGACCGCCTGGAAGAGAACCGGGAGAGGGAAAGAGCCTGGGAACGCAACCGGATGGAACTGATCACCCATGTCTCCCACGATCTGCGCGGACCCCTCACGTCCATCATCGGGTATTTGCAGCTCATGCGGGACAAACCCGAACTGGAAAAGGAGGAGCTTCTCCACTGCGGCGGGATTGCCCTCAACAAATCCCTCGGATTGAAGCGGATGATCGACGATCTGTTCGAGTATGCCAAACTGAGCCACCCCAACGTGCGGCTGCACCGAAAGCGGATTTCCCTGACCCGCCTGTTGGAGCAGTTGTTGGAGGAATGCTTCGTCTTGACTGAAGAGAAGGGGGTTCGGCTGCAGAAGGAGTTGCCGGAGGATCCGCTGGTGCTGGACGGGGATCCGGTGCTGTTGGCGCGCCTGTTTGAAAACCTTTTGGACAATGCGCTGCGACACGGGCAGGGAGAGCGGATTCGGGTCGTTGCGGTAAGGTCGGCGGACTGGGCCGCCATCACCGTGGCCAATCCGGCGGAGGAATTGGATCCTTCGCTCCTTGAGCGGTTCTTTGACACCTTCGTGACGGGGGATGCCTCCCGCCGCGAAGGAGGTTCCGGCCTGGGCCTCGCCATCGCCAAGAGCGTGGTGAAACTCCACGGCGGAGAGATTGGCGCGGAGCAGAAAGCGGGGGAACTCCGGATTCACATCCGGCTGCCCCTTTGCCCGTGCGAGTCCGACGAAAAGGAAAGCGGAGGATGA
- a CDS encoding AIM24 family protein yields MYSVYSNDRLFAVVDLMEGIEGSRFEILEYKEVKKSGAPLRQIRIVLNEGEVRSAEGVLQFFKGNIGVKTKPGEGGAASEILRKAMTGILAKESLVKQPLMLPVYSGEGEIYLKPSFGHYQLLWMEREEIIVDENVFLACDATVSVSPVRIKLPASEGKEDKVLLQVKLSGTGACVLQLPVSPQEVMCLPVAEEKLQLEGSYAFLRKGAVQLSVTGKGKDSLSYHFSGTGEVWVAPTKDVR; encoded by the coding sequence TTGTACAGCGTCTACTCCAACGATCGGTTGTTTGCTGTCGTCGATCTCATGGAGGGAATCGAGGGAAGCCGATTTGAGATCCTTGAGTACAAGGAAGTGAAAAAAAGCGGTGCCCCTTTGCGGCAAATCCGGATTGTTCTGAACGAGGGGGAGGTCCGGTCTGCGGAGGGTGTGCTCCAGTTTTTCAAGGGGAACATCGGCGTGAAGACCAAACCGGGGGAGGGAGGGGCCGCCTCCGAAATCCTGCGGAAAGCGATGACCGGAATTCTGGCGAAGGAATCCCTGGTCAAACAACCCCTCATGCTTCCCGTCTACAGCGGCGAGGGCGAAATCTATCTGAAGCCGTCCTTTGGTCACTATCAGCTTCTCTGGATGGAGCGGGAGGAGATTATCGTCGACGAGAATGTGTTTCTCGCCTGTGACGCGACCGTCAGTGTCAGCCCCGTCCGGATCAAGCTCCCCGCTTCGGAGGGCAAGGAGGACAAGGTGCTGCTGCAGGTGAAACTGTCCGGCACCGGCGCCTGCGTGCTGCAGCTGCCCGTTTCTCCGCAGGAGGTCATGTGCCTTCCCGTCGCCGAGGAAAAATTGCAGCTGGAAGGTTCCTATGCCTTTCTGCGGAAGGGGGCGGTCCAACTCAGCGTGACCGGCAAAGGGAAGGATTCCCTCTCCTATCATTTCTCCGGAACCGGTGAGGTGTGGGTCGCTCCCACCAAGGACGTCCGTTGA
- the murQ gene encoding N-acetylmuramic acid 6-phosphate etherase: protein MEPLDHLTTERENDKSAGLDEMSALEIVTLMNGEDRTVAEAVRKALPVIAEAVEAIVASFKAGGRLIYAGAGTSGRLGVLDASELPPTFGVDPSRAVALLAGGRDAVFQAKEGAEDDAEAGRRDLQGIRLESRDAVVGISASGRTPYVIGALEYAKEIGAKAISLSCNRPARMSSIADVAIEVVTGPEVLTGSTRLKAGTAQKMVLNMLSTAAMVRLGKTYKNLMVDVKPTNEKLVDRARRILMKATGVSYEEADRALKAADLQVKVALVMIQTGSTAEEARARLEASGGFVRAAVKG from the coding sequence ATGGAGCCGCTGGATCACTTGACGACGGAACGGGAAAATGATAAATCCGCCGGATTGGATGAGATGAGTGCGCTGGAGATCGTCACCCTGATGAATGGGGAGGACCGGACAGTCGCCGAAGCGGTGAGAAAGGCCCTTCCGGTCATTGCCGAGGCGGTGGAAGCGATCGTGGCATCCTTCAAGGCGGGAGGCCGCCTGATTTACGCGGGTGCCGGGACCAGCGGCCGGCTGGGCGTCTTGGATGCCTCCGAACTTCCTCCCACCTTCGGCGTAGACCCCTCCAGGGCAGTCGCCCTGCTGGCGGGTGGAAGGGATGCGGTGTTTCAGGCCAAGGAGGGGGCCGAAGATGATGCGGAAGCGGGGAGGAGGGACCTGCAGGGCATTCGCCTGGAGTCCCGGGATGCGGTCGTCGGCATCAGCGCCAGCGGAAGGACCCCCTATGTGATCGGGGCGCTCGAGTACGCGAAGGAAATCGGCGCGAAGGCGATTTCCCTTTCCTGCAACCGGCCGGCGCGCATGAGTTCGATCGCCGATGTGGCCATCGAGGTGGTGACGGGGCCGGAGGTGTTGACCGGTTCGACGCGGCTCAAGGCGGGGACTGCGCAGAAAATGGTGCTCAACATGCTGAGCACCGCCGCCATGGTTCGCTTGGGAAAAACCTATAAGAATCTGATGGTGGATGTGAAGCCCACCAATGAAAAACTGGTGGATCGCGCCCGCCGGATCTTGATGAAGGCGACGGGAGTTTCCTATGAGGAGGCGGATCGAGCTTTGAAGGCGGCGGATCTTCAGGTGAAGGTGGCGCTGGTGATGATCCAGACCGGTTCCACTGCGGAAGAGGCCCGCGCCCGCCTGGAGGCTTCGGGCGGATTTGTCCGCGCCGCCGTGAAAGGGTGA
- a CDS encoding VOC family protein, which translates to MKIKLTSVLVDDQEKALRFYTEVLGFVKKRDVPAGGARWLTVVSPEGPEDVELLLEPNSNPLIQINGQPAAAAYQKALYEAKIPYTMFFVEDMNKEYERLKKRGATFVMEPTKTEWGYQAMIDDTCGNLIMIAQEEK; encoded by the coding sequence GTGAAAATCAAACTGACCAGCGTACTGGTGGACGATCAGGAGAAGGCCCTCCGGTTTTACACGGAGGTTTTGGGCTTTGTGAAGAAACGGGATGTTCCGGCGGGTGGAGCCCGGTGGCTGACGGTAGTTTCACCCGAGGGTCCCGAAGATGTGGAGTTGCTTCTTGAGCCGAACAGCAATCCGCTTATTCAGATCAACGGCCAGCCCGCCGCCGCGGCCTATCAAAAGGCTCTTTATGAGGCGAAAATTCCCTATACCATGTTTTTTGTCGAGGATATGAATAAGGAATACGAGCGCTTGAAAAAACGAGGGGCCACCTTCGTCATGGAGCCCACCAAAACCGAATGGGGCTACCAGGCCATGATCGATGATACCTGCGGCAACCTCATCATGATTGCGCAGGAGGAAAAGTGA
- a CDS encoding ABC transporter ATP-binding protein, with product MDPLIQVRGLVKRYGGRTVVKGIDLDIRPGEVVALIGPNGAGKTTALEMILGLRPSDGGSVVYWCDDPRRHLGVQLQSTPFFPALTAAENLQLVASFYGVRLHRAEMREILERCDLAEVEGTEASRLSGGQQKRLAIALALVHRPQVLFLDEPTAALDPRARKEIRDLIRRQSRSGTSIVFTSHDMEEVEKLADRVILIHRGEVRAAGPPESLPRQHGVEDLEELYLELTV from the coding sequence ATGGACCCGTTGATCCAAGTCCGCGGTTTGGTGAAACGGTACGGCGGACGGACGGTGGTAAAGGGGATCGATCTCGATATTCGCCCCGGGGAGGTGGTGGCGCTGATCGGCCCCAACGGAGCGGGAAAGACCACCGCGCTGGAGATGATTTTGGGATTGCGCCCATCCGACGGGGGGAGTGTCGTCTATTGGTGTGACGATCCCCGGAGACATCTGGGCGTTCAGCTGCAGTCCACCCCCTTCTTTCCGGCGTTGACGGCGGCGGAGAACCTGCAGCTGGTCGCGTCCTTTTACGGGGTGCGGCTCCACCGCGCAGAGATGAGGGAGATTCTGGAGCGGTGCGATTTGGCGGAGGTGGAAGGTACCGAGGCGTCCCGCCTGTCCGGCGGACAACAGAAGCGGCTTGCCATCGCCCTCGCCCTCGTTCACCGGCCCCAAGTCCTTTTCCTGGACGAACCGACGGCGGCGCTGGATCCCCGCGCCAGAAAGGAGATTCGCGATCTGATTCGCCGCCAGTCCCGATCCGGGACATCGATCGTCTTCACTTCCCATGACATGGAGGAGGTGGAAAAGCTGGCCGACCGGGTGATCCTGATCCATCGGGGAGAGGTGCGGGCGGCGGGCCCGCCGGAATCCCTGCCGCGACAGCACGGGGTTGAGGATTTGGAGGAGCTGTATCTCGAATTGACTGTTTAA
- a CDS encoding DedA family protein, translating to METGWLVRWISEHGYAALFLCLSPGIAGLPVPGESVVVTGGMVSSLGLMEPVPAFFTTYAGLVCGLTVDYVLGRWGGGPVLRRLGTKRGRRLWSRSEAWIRRHGRRALFLSCFLPGLRHVVPCLAGAGRMRFRDFALRSYGAGLLWMIPYFHLGAATPKAEWIVLWDSVRLPAAFATGGLILFAVCRLRPGLIRGWTERGASDWRRN from the coding sequence ATGGAGACGGGTTGGTTGGTTCGATGGATTTCGGAGCACGGGTATGCGGCTTTGTTTCTCTGCCTGAGTCCGGGGATCGCCGGATTGCCCGTTCCCGGTGAATCGGTGGTGGTGACCGGTGGGATGGTTTCTTCCCTGGGGCTGATGGAGCCGGTCCCCGCTTTTTTCACAACCTATGCGGGACTGGTTTGCGGTCTCACGGTGGATTATGTTCTCGGCCGCTGGGGAGGCGGGCCCGTGTTGCGTCGGTTGGGGACAAAAAGGGGACGGCGGCTGTGGTCGCGTTCGGAGGCGTGGATCCGGCGGCACGGAAGGAGGGCATTGTTCCTCAGCTGTTTCTTGCCGGGCCTTCGCCATGTGGTTCCCTGTCTGGCCGGGGCCGGACGCATGCGGTTCCGCGATTTCGCCCTGCGATCCTATGGCGCCGGCTTGTTGTGGATGATTCCCTATTTTCACCTGGGTGCCGCCACGCCGAAGGCGGAATGGATCGTCCTGTGGGATTCGGTGCGGCTGCCGGCGGCCTTCGCGACCGGCGGGCTGATCCTCTTCGCGGTATGCCGCCTGCGCCCAGGTCTGATCCGGGGATGGACGGAAAGGGGTGCGTCCGATTGGAGGCGAAACTGA
- a CDS encoding ABC transporter ATP-binding protein (Members of the family are the ATP-binding subunit of ABC transporters for substrates such as betaine, L-proline or other amino acids, choline, carnitine, etc. The substrate specificity is best determined from the substrate-binding subunit, rather than this subunit, as it interacts with the permease subunit and not with substrate directly.), translating to MIRFDRVTKKYEDGTVALKNFSLEISRGELLVLIGPSGCGKTTALRMINRLIEPTEGSITIDGRDISGIDPVELRRNIGYVIQQIGLFPHMTVAENISLVPQLKKWDREACRKRVDELLDMVGLEPDTFRDRYPSELSGGQQQRIGVARALAGEPDIVLMDEPFSALDPISREQLQDDLIRLQSEMRKTIVFVTHDMDEALKVADRIVVMNEKRLVQTGTPDQLLEHPADEFVREFIGVHRRRKAQNGVPTVNDLMCPAPVTAHPDQEPAETLRLMKEEGLEALFVTDTRKRLLGIVTLEQLEASRHENTSVGHILKPPPQGVSARDGLGEIAAIFRDPRIPMVPVLEADRLVGYVSRTSMMDGLAEWGKVGD from the coding sequence ATGATCCGATTTGACCGTGTGACCAAGAAGTATGAGGACGGAACCGTCGCCCTCAAGAATTTCAGCCTGGAGATTTCCAGAGGGGAATTGCTGGTCCTGATCGGCCCCAGCGGTTGCGGAAAAACGACCGCCCTGCGCATGATCAACCGGCTGATCGAGCCGACGGAGGGCAGCATCACCATCGACGGCCGGGATATCTCCGGGATCGATCCGGTGGAATTGCGCCGCAACATCGGATACGTGATCCAGCAGATCGGCTTGTTCCCCCACATGACCGTGGCGGAAAACATCTCCCTCGTTCCCCAACTGAAAAAGTGGGACCGGGAAGCGTGCCGAAAGCGGGTCGACGAGCTGCTCGACATGGTGGGGCTGGAGCCGGACACCTTCCGGGACCGCTACCCCTCGGAGTTGAGCGGCGGACAACAGCAGCGGATCGGCGTCGCCCGGGCGCTGGCGGGAGAACCCGACATCGTCCTGATGGATGAGCCCTTCAGCGCCCTGGACCCCATCAGCCGCGAACAGCTGCAGGACGACCTGATCCGCCTCCAGTCGGAAATGCGGAAAACCATCGTCTTCGTCACCCACGACATGGACGAAGCCCTCAAGGTGGCGGACCGGATCGTCGTCATGAACGAGAAGAGGCTGGTGCAGACGGGAACACCGGACCAGCTGCTTGAACATCCCGCCGATGAATTCGTCCGGGAGTTCATCGGCGTCCACCGGCGGCGAAAAGCGCAGAACGGCGTCCCCACGGTCAACGACCTGATGTGTCCGGCGCCGGTCACCGCCCATCCCGATCAGGAACCCGCCGAAACGCTGCGCCTGATGAAGGAGGAGGGACTGGAAGCCCTGTTCGTGACGGACACCCGAAAACGCCTGCTGGGCATCGTCACCCTGGAACAATTGGAAGCGAGCCGCCACGAAAACACTTCCGTCGGCCACATTCTGAAACCTCCTCCCCAAGGGGTGAGCGCCCGCGACGGATTGGGGGAGATCGCCGCCATTTTCCGGGATCCCCGCATTCCGATGGTCCCCGTGCTGGAAGCGGACCGGCTGGTCGGATACGTCAGCCGAACCAGCATGATGGACGGTCTGGCCGAATGGGGCAAAGTCGGCGACTGA
- a CDS encoding glycine betaine ABC transporter substrate-binding protein, with protein sequence MKKIFLLVPLFLILLLTACGGQADSGKVIVSGKDWTEQWILSHLLAETIKAHTDLEVEVKEGLGSETVLTEALKKGDIDLYVEYTGTGYMAILHKEFRPGMTPDEIYEATKKGYEDELDVTWLKPLGFANNHVMTMRKDKADSLGASRLGDLKGKAGSLAFGAPGTFYERADGYEGLTKAYGFQFGKKVSLDEDLMYQAVHKGEVDIITGFSTDPRIRQFNLAVLEDDKQYFPPYDAAPVVRRETLESHPELKEALEMLAGQISTEEMSEMNAEVNLENKEPRDVAIRFLKKKGLIQ encoded by the coding sequence ATGAAAAAAATCTTTCTTCTCGTCCCACTTTTCTTGATCCTCTTGCTCACCGCCTGCGGAGGCCAGGCGGACTCCGGCAAAGTGATCGTCTCCGGAAAGGATTGGACGGAACAATGGATTTTGTCCCATCTGCTGGCGGAGACGATCAAGGCACACACCGACCTGGAAGTGGAAGTCAAGGAGGGACTCGGTTCGGAGACGGTCCTGACGGAAGCCCTTAAAAAGGGGGACATCGATCTGTACGTGGAATACACGGGCACGGGATACATGGCCATCCTTCACAAGGAATTTCGGCCCGGCATGACGCCCGATGAAATATACGAAGCGACCAAAAAAGGGTACGAGGATGAGCTGGATGTGACATGGCTGAAGCCCCTGGGATTTGCCAACAACCATGTGATGACCATGCGAAAGGACAAGGCGGACTCCCTCGGCGCCTCCAGACTGGGCGATCTGAAGGGGAAAGCCGGCTCCCTCGCCTTCGGCGCCCCCGGAACCTTCTATGAACGGGCGGACGGCTATGAGGGGCTCACCAAAGCCTACGGATTTCAATTCGGCAAAAAGGTCTCCCTGGATGAAGACCTGATGTACCAGGCGGTCCACAAGGGAGAAGTGGACATCATCACCGGCTTTTCCACCGATCCGAGAATCCGGCAGTTCAATCTGGCGGTCCTGGAGGACGACAAGCAATATTTCCCTCCCTACGACGCCGCCCCGGTCGTCCGGCGGGAAACCCTGGAGTCCCACCCGGAATTGAAGGAAGCCCTGGAAATGCTGGCCGGGCAGATCAGCACCGAAGAGATGTCGGAAATGAACGCCGAGGTGAACCTGGAAAACAAGGAACCCCGGGATGTGGCCATCCGGTTCCTGAAGAAAAAAGGGTTGATTCAGTAA
- a CDS encoding ABC transporter permease, translating to MDTALRILLKSALRDRISLFWSVVLPVGLLIGLGIVFDSPEYRGRLLAGSAAMGVFFWALFGIAFETLSHRNRGVYKLLRATPFLTVAFVLSMTIARALIALLSGAVVIATGAVAFGVDVGWRESLLMLPVLLSGTLCFTCLGFLAANLAGNEAQVSMVCNLFSLPMLFVSEAFYSLDKAPHWLQGLSRVLPFSHFVDALRLSLEGDASGIVLPLLVLSGFTALFLVLAVVTFRWDAEGGRTPANRSRD from the coding sequence ATGGATACCGCATTGCGGATTCTGCTGAAGAGCGCCTTGCGCGACCGGATTTCCCTGTTCTGGTCGGTAGTTTTGCCGGTGGGGTTGTTGATCGGTCTCGGGATCGTTTTCGATTCGCCGGAATACCGCGGCCGGCTGTTGGCCGGGTCGGCGGCGATGGGTGTCTTTTTCTGGGCGCTGTTCGGCATCGCCTTTGAAACCCTGTCCCACCGGAACCGGGGGGTTTACAAGCTGCTCCGGGCGACTCCTTTTCTCACGGTCGCTTTCGTCTTGAGCATGACGATCGCCCGGGCCCTGATTGCTCTGCTGAGCGGTGCCGTTGTGATTGCCACCGGGGCGGTCGCGTTTGGCGTGGATGTCGGGTGGAGAGAGAGCCTGCTGATGCTTCCGGTGTTGCTTTCCGGCACCCTGTGCTTCACCTGTCTCGGCTTTTTGGCGGCCAATCTGGCGGGAAATGAAGCCCAGGTGAGCATGGTCTGCAATCTCTTTTCCCTTCCGATGCTCTTTGTCAGCGAAGCCTTTTATTCGCTGGACAAGGCGCCCCACTGGTTGCAGGGACTGAGTCGGGTTCTGCCCTTTTCCCATTTTGTTGACGCTCTCCGCCTCTCGCTGGAAGGCGATGCATCGGGAATCGTCCTGCCGCTCCTGGTTCTGTCGGGGTTCACCGCCCTGTTTTTGGTGCTGGCGGTGGTTACTTTTCGCTGGGATGCGGAGGGGGGAAGGACTCCGGCCAATCGCTCGAGGGATTGA
- a CDS encoding dicarboxylate/amino acid:cation symporter has product MAFLRAYRFPLILLAAIALGSVIGFILGPKSAVLKPLGDIFLNLMFVIVVPLVFVTISSSIANMSSLKRLGKIVGWMLLIFVVTGIISSLLTLGAVKMFNPAEGVNITLEEPEGQEEITLGEQLVQTVTAPDFRDLLSKERMLALILMAALFGIAVSQAGEKGEMVARGLSALSEVLIKLVGIILWYAPVGLGAYFAALVGEFGPQLVGSYARAVAVYYPVALLYFAVFFTLYAFLAGGGRGVRRFWSAIPSPAVTALATGSSVATIPTNLTAAAKLGVKKDVRDVVIPLGATIHMDGSCISAILKISFLFGLFNIPFEGIDTYLTAILIAVLSGVVMSGVTGGGFIGEMLIVTMYGFPAEALPILAVIGTLVDPPATMVNASGDTVASMLVSRFTEGKDWMKNALKEKA; this is encoded by the coding sequence ATGGCTTTTCTGCGTGCTTATCGATTCCCCCTCATCCTTCTGGCCGCCATCGCTCTGGGCAGCGTGATTGGTTTCATCCTGGGGCCCAAATCGGCGGTGCTGAAGCCTCTGGGGGATATTTTTCTGAACCTGATGTTCGTGATCGTGGTACCTCTGGTGTTCGTCACCATCAGCAGTTCAATCGCCAACATGTCCAGCCTGAAGCGGCTGGGCAAAATCGTGGGCTGGATGCTCCTCATTTTCGTGGTCACCGGCATCATCTCTTCCCTGCTGACGCTGGGGGCCGTGAAAATGTTCAACCCGGCGGAGGGAGTGAACATCACGCTGGAGGAACCGGAAGGACAGGAGGAGATCACCCTGGGCGAACAGCTGGTCCAGACGGTGACGGCCCCCGACTTTCGGGATCTCTTGTCCAAGGAACGGATGCTGGCCCTGATCCTGATGGCCGCGCTCTTCGGGATCGCCGTCAGTCAGGCGGGGGAAAAGGGGGAGATGGTGGCCCGGGGCCTGTCCGCCCTGTCCGAGGTGCTGATCAAATTGGTGGGGATCATCCTGTGGTACGCCCCCGTCGGTCTGGGGGCTTACTTCGCGGCGCTGGTGGGGGAATTCGGCCCTCAGCTGGTCGGCTCCTACGCCCGGGCGGTCGCTGTCTACTATCCGGTGGCCCTCTTGTATTTCGCCGTTTTCTTTACCCTGTACGCCTTCCTGGCCGGAGGCGGAAGGGGCGTCCGCCGATTCTGGAGCGCGATCCCCTCTCCGGCGGTGACGGCGCTGGCCACCGGCAGCAGCGTGGCCACCATCCCCACCAACCTGACCGCCGCGGCCAAGCTGGGCGTCAAAAAGGATGTGCGCGATGTGGTGATCCCGCTGGGAGCCACGATCCACATGGACGGTTCCTGCATCAGCGCCATCCTGAAAATCTCTTTTCTGTTCGGGCTGTTCAACATCCCCTTTGAGGGGATCGACACCTATTTGACCGCCATCCTGATCGCCGTCCTCAGCGGGGTCGTGATGTCCGGGGTGACCGGCGGCGGCTTCATCGGCGAGATGCTGATCGTCACCATGTACGGGTTTCCGGCCGAAGCGCTCCCCATCCTGGCCGTCATCGGAACCCTGGTCGATCCGCCGGCCACCATGGTCAACGCCTCCGGCGACACGGTGGCAAGCATGCTCGTCTCCCGCTTCACCGAAGGGAAGGATTGGATGAAAAACGCCTTGAAGGAAAAGGCGTAA
- a CDS encoding PadR family transcriptional regulator, translating to MVRLLVLGLLSKKPMSGYEIQQYLQLSHTEKWADILPGSIYHALKKMEKEKLVEVQAVKRTGHRSKAIYGITSAGKEEYRRRLKETLRTPSVALPKAFYIALGYLDDLSREEVKAALDEQIAKVEAERNLWLTGEAAKEEAWPLPAVIKAAFASAREHFEVHLRFLRTLRTLMDTEPQPLVDLHLDEIGQD from the coding sequence GTGGTTCGGTTGTTGGTGTTGGGGCTGTTGTCCAAAAAGCCCATGTCCGGGTACGAAATCCAGCAGTACCTGCAGCTTTCCCATACCGAAAAGTGGGCGGACATTTTGCCGGGATCGATCTATCATGCGCTGAAGAAGATGGAGAAGGAAAAGCTGGTCGAAGTGCAGGCGGTGAAACGGACCGGCCACCGATCGAAGGCGATTTACGGCATCACTTCTGCCGGGAAAGAGGAATATCGGCGTCGGTTGAAGGAGACGTTGCGCACTCCGTCGGTGGCTTTGCCCAAAGCTTTTTACATTGCCCTGGGTTATCTGGATGATCTGTCCCGGGAAGAGGTGAAGGCCGCTCTGGATGAGCAGATCGCCAAGGTGGAAGCGGAGCGGAATCTGTGGTTGACGGGAGAAGCGGCCAAAGAGGAGGCATGGCCGCTTCCGGCAGTCATCAAGGCCGCCTTTGCGAGCGCCCGAGAGCATTTCGAGGTCCATTTGCGTTTTCTGCGCACCCTGCGGACGTTGATGGATACGGAGCCGCAGCCGCTTGTGGATCTTCACCTGGATGAGATCGGGCAGGATTAG
- a CDS encoding ABC transporter permease — protein sequence MELIHTFVERKTDIWIAFQEHIVMSATSILSAILIAVPLGILLTRFRKLAEWVIGATAVIQTVPGLALLAFMVSFIGIGRDSAVIAFTLYALLPILRNTYTGIIRVDPAIVEAGRGMGMTSRQILLKVELPLSLPIIMAGIRTASVFTVGLVTLATFIGAGGLGDLINRGLGMYRDDLILAGAIPAALLAILFDLAFRFLERVAVPRGIRL from the coding sequence ATGGAACTCATCCATACCTTTGTCGAGCGGAAGACGGACATTTGGATCGCCTTTCAGGAACATATCGTCATGTCGGCCACATCCATCCTGTCCGCCATTCTCATCGCCGTTCCCCTCGGCATCCTGCTGACCCGTTTCCGGAAGCTGGCCGAGTGGGTGATCGGGGCGACCGCCGTCATCCAGACCGTGCCCGGCCTGGCCCTGCTCGCCTTCATGGTCTCCTTCATCGGGATCGGCCGGGACTCCGCCGTCATCGCCTTCACTTTGTATGCACTGCTTCCGATCCTGCGCAACACCTACACCGGCATCATTCGCGTCGACCCGGCCATCGTCGAGGCCGGAAGGGGAATGGGCATGACCTCCCGGCAGATCCTGCTCAAGGTGGAACTCCCCCTCTCCCTTCCCATCATCATGGCCGGCATCCGCACCGCCTCCGTCTTCACCGTCGGTTTGGTCACCCTGGCCACCTTTATCGGCGCCGGTGGCCTCGGGGACTTGATCAACCGGGGTCTTGGAATGTACCGGGACGACTTGATCCTGGCGGGAGCGATCCCGGCCGCTCTTCTGGCCATCCTGTTCGACCTCGCCTTCCGCTTCCTGGAACGGGTGGCGGTCCCCCGGGGAATCCGGCTGTAA